A section of the Rossellomorea marisflavi genome encodes:
- a CDS encoding S8 family peptidase produces the protein MATEMKLIPYFMNEMIGDVNEVPKGIEMIQSPILWKEGCKGKGTTIAVLDTGCDIHHPDLAGRVKSVKNFTDDDAGAEDNVTDYSGHGTHVSGTIAANEDGDGVIGVAPLADLMIIKVLAGSSGRGQYDWIVKGIEYATEQGVDIISMSLGGPTDYKPLHDAIKKAVAAGILVVSAAGNEGDGNSDTDEFSYPASYKEVIAVGAIDLQRKSSYFTNSNNEIDLVAPGEQILSTIPGDKYAKLSGTSMSAPHVAGALALIKEFEEAAFKRELSEPEIYAQLVKRTIPLGYPKSLEGNGLLYLTAPDLLREHLRSQPLAHIG, from the coding sequence ATGGCAACCGAAATGAAGCTGATTCCGTATTTCATGAACGAAATGATTGGAGATGTAAATGAGGTTCCGAAAGGCATTGAAATGATTCAGTCCCCCATACTATGGAAAGAAGGATGCAAAGGAAAGGGCACGACCATCGCCGTACTCGATACAGGCTGTGACATCCATCATCCTGACCTTGCCGGACGGGTAAAGAGCGTCAAGAACTTTACCGATGACGATGCAGGGGCAGAAGATAATGTGACGGACTACAGTGGACATGGCACCCATGTCTCCGGAACCATCGCCGCCAATGAAGATGGAGATGGAGTGATCGGAGTCGCCCCGCTTGCAGACCTCATGATCATCAAAGTACTCGCCGGAAGTTCCGGGAGAGGACAATACGATTGGATTGTGAAGGGAATCGAGTACGCAACGGAGCAGGGAGTCGATATCATCTCCATGTCCCTTGGCGGCCCGACTGATTATAAACCGCTTCATGACGCAATCAAAAAAGCTGTGGCAGCTGGTATCCTGGTGGTTTCCGCAGCCGGTAATGAAGGCGACGGGAACAGCGATACAGATGAATTTTCCTACCCGGCAAGCTATAAGGAAGTCATCGCCGTGGGAGCAATCGATCTCCAAAGGAAATCATCCTACTTCACCAATTCCAATAATGAAATCGACCTTGTAGCCCCTGGAGAGCAGATCCTCTCGACGATCCCCGGAGATAAATATGCCAAGCTCAGCGGGACGTCCATGTCGGCTCCCCATGTAGCAGGTGCGCTGGCCTTGATCAAAGAGTTTGAGGAAGCAGCATTCAAACGGGAATTGAGCGAACCGGAAATCTATGCACAGCTCGTGAAACGGACCATCCCTCTCGGATACCCGAAATCCCTCGAAGGAAACGGATTGCTCTACCTCACGGCTCCGGATCTACTAAGGGAACATCTCCGGTCCCAGCCTCTTGCCCATATAGGATAA
- a CDS encoding superoxide dismutase family protein: MNGRDTGNIAYAVIKGGPLAPDLEGNVFFHEVKGGVEVMVEVRGLPPYKEGKNGEKPIGPHGFHLHEKGVCEIGDPSDPFTSAGGHWNPGGQPHGNHAGDFPVLFSNGGYARMSFFTNKFSVKDVVGKGVIIHQSPDDFRSQPSGDAGKRLACGVIVPYTKSQT; the protein is encoded by the coding sequence ATGAATGGAAGGGATACGGGGAACATTGCGTACGCAGTAATCAAGGGAGGTCCGCTTGCACCGGATCTCGAAGGGAACGTCTTTTTTCACGAAGTGAAGGGAGGAGTGGAAGTAATGGTAGAGGTGAGGGGGCTTCCACCTTATAAAGAAGGGAAGAATGGGGAGAAACCAATCGGTCCCCATGGTTTCCATCTTCATGAGAAGGGGGTATGCGAAATTGGAGACCCGTCTGACCCTTTTACATCTGCGGGAGGTCATTGGAATCCAGGAGGTCAGCCTCATGGCAATCACGCAGGAGATTTTCCTGTCCTGTTTTCAAATGGGGGATATGCCCGTATGTCCTTCTTTACCAATAAATTTAGTGTGAAGGATGTGGTGGGAAAGGGCGTGATTATCCACCAGAGTCCAGATGATTTCCGGTCACAGCCTTCAGGTGATGCGGGGAAACGCTTGGCCTGCGGAGTGATCGTTCCCTATACCAAATCGCAAACATAA
- a CDS encoding sodium-dependent transporter has protein sequence MSQREQWSSKLGFILAAAGSAIGLGAIWKFPYIAGQNGGGAFFLIFILFTLFLGLPLLLAEFSIGRTAQSNAIDAYKKISPGTQWHWIGVLGMVASFILLSFYSVVGGWIVIYLFKAITGQLNGLTSDQYGEVFGSTIADPWVSVIVQLIFILMTIVVVAKGVQQGIERASKIMMPALFVLFIVLVLRAVTLDGAGEGVRFLLLPDFSKVTPRTILEAMGQSFFTLSVGVSVMLTYSSYLPKNQSLPRSAVSIVIMNIFIVLLAGLAIFPAVFAFGLEPNAGPVLLFNVLPTIFNQLPFGMLFFIAFLILFLFAALTSAFSMLEIIVSVIAKNDPEKRTKWAWIVGIAIFIFGIPSALSYGVLSDITLFDKIIFDLADFAVSNVLLPLGCLLISIFVPLKMKKTALYEELKSGSSMKKGIFEVWFFLIRFVAPLFIIVVMLNMLGFY, from the coding sequence ATGAGTCAACGTGAACAATGGTCATCCAAACTTGGCTTCATCCTTGCTGCTGCAGGATCGGCCATCGGTTTGGGAGCAATTTGGAAATTCCCGTATATTGCAGGGCAGAACGGAGGCGGCGCATTCTTCCTGATCTTCATCCTTTTCACTTTATTCCTTGGGCTCCCACTGTTGCTGGCGGAATTCTCCATCGGAAGGACCGCCCAAAGCAATGCGATCGATGCGTATAAAAAGATCTCCCCGGGAACCCAGTGGCACTGGATCGGAGTCCTCGGGATGGTCGCATCCTTCATCCTGCTATCCTTCTACAGTGTCGTTGGCGGATGGATCGTCATCTATCTGTTCAAGGCCATCACCGGACAACTGAACGGATTGACCTCGGATCAGTACGGTGAGGTATTCGGATCCACCATTGCTGATCCGTGGGTGAGTGTCATCGTTCAGCTCATCTTCATCCTGATGACCATCGTCGTCGTAGCCAAAGGCGTTCAGCAGGGAATCGAGCGTGCCAGCAAGATCATGATGCCTGCGCTGTTCGTCCTTTTCATTGTGCTGGTCCTTCGTGCTGTGACCCTTGACGGAGCGGGAGAAGGCGTCCGATTCCTTCTTCTTCCGGATTTCTCCAAAGTCACACCGCGCACGATCCTGGAGGCCATGGGACAATCGTTCTTCACTCTGAGCGTCGGGGTATCGGTCATGCTGACGTATAGCTCCTATCTTCCGAAAAACCAGAGCCTGCCGCGTTCGGCTGTGTCCATCGTCATCATGAATATCTTCATCGTGCTCCTGGCTGGCCTTGCCATCTTCCCGGCGGTCTTCGCATTCGGACTCGAGCCTAACGCAGGACCTGTCCTCCTGTTCAACGTGCTGCCGACGATCTTCAACCAGCTGCCATTCGGAATGCTGTTCTTCATCGCGTTCCTGATCCTCTTCCTGTTCGCTGCTTTGACTTCAGCATTCTCCATGCTTGAAATCATCGTATCGGTCATCGCGAAGAATGATCCGGAAAAGAGGACAAAGTGGGCATGGATCGTCGGGATTGCCATCTTCATTTTCGGGATCCCATCCGCCCTCTCTTATGGGGTACTCAGCGACATTACTCTATTTGATAAGATCATCTTTGATCTTGCCGATTTCGCCGTAAGCAATGTATTATTACCTCTCGGGTGCCTGCTGATATCCATCTTTGTCCCTCTGAAGATGAAGAAGACCGCTCTCTATGAAGAGTTGAAAAGCGGAAGCAGCATGAAGAAAGGCATATTCGAAGTTTGGTTCTTCCTGATCCGCTTCGTTGCACCACTTTTCATCATTGTGGTCATGCTCAATATGCTCGGCTTTTATTAA
- a CDS encoding NAD(P)/FAD-dependent oxidoreductase, with product MKSTIVIGAGILGASTAYHLARKGADVLVVDRGDTGQATAAAAGIVCPWLSQRRNKIWYKLAKGGAAYYPELIEMLEEDGEHETGYERVGALSLHTDEKKLDGMMERALKRREDAPEIGELTKLSSEETRALFPFLSDEYRAVHVSGAARVDGRAICKALLAAAEKRGAILRQGNARLLKEGTGIMLDNERVEADRVIVTAGVWAKELFAPLGIDVDVTSQKAQIIHLNEADADTDEWPVVMPPNDQYLLAFPEGRIVAGATHENDPVNGGVTAGGMLEILSKAIAIAPGLHESEVVETRVGYRPFTPGFLPVFGYMPSVDGVLFANGLGASGLTAGPYLGSQLAKLALGEETDLDPADYDVNGAIRNP from the coding sequence ATGAAATCGACGATCGTCATCGGTGCCGGGATCCTCGGAGCCTCGACTGCTTATCACCTTGCGAGGAAAGGGGCGGATGTCCTGGTCGTGGACAGGGGAGATACGGGGCAGGCGACCGCGGCTGCAGCCGGTATCGTTTGTCCCTGGCTGTCTCAGCGCCGTAACAAAATATGGTACAAGCTTGCTAAAGGAGGAGCGGCCTACTATCCCGAACTCATCGAGATGCTTGAGGAGGATGGCGAGCATGAAACGGGGTATGAAAGGGTAGGTGCTCTCAGCCTCCATACGGATGAGAAGAAACTGGATGGAATGATGGAGAGGGCTTTGAAAAGGCGGGAGGATGCTCCGGAAATTGGGGAGCTGACGAAATTGTCGTCAGAAGAAACCCGGGCCCTTTTCCCGTTTCTCTCCGATGAATACAGGGCCGTCCATGTATCAGGGGCGGCCCGGGTGGACGGACGTGCTATCTGCAAAGCACTCTTGGCAGCTGCGGAGAAACGCGGTGCGATCCTCAGGCAAGGGAATGCCCGGCTCCTGAAAGAGGGAACGGGGATCATGCTCGATAACGAAAGGGTCGAAGCCGATCGTGTCATTGTCACGGCCGGCGTGTGGGCGAAGGAATTGTTTGCTCCACTCGGAATCGACGTTGATGTCACATCACAGAAGGCCCAAATCATCCATCTAAATGAAGCGGATGCCGATACCGATGAGTGGCCTGTCGTCATGCCACCCAATGATCAATACCTGCTTGCTTTCCCGGAAGGAAGGATCGTCGCAGGGGCCACCCACGAAAATGATCCCGTCAACGGAGGGGTCACAGCGGGAGGAATGCTTGAAATCCTTTCAAAAGCCATAGCCATCGCACCGGGTCTTCATGAAAGTGAAGTGGTAGAAACCCGGGTCGGCTATCGCCCATTCACCCCGGGTTTTTTGCCGGTATTCGGATACATGCCAAGCGTTGATGGGGTCCTCTTTGCCAACGGCCTCGGGGCATCGGGTCTAACGGCTGGCCCGTACCTAGGATCTCAGCTCGCGAAGCTGGCACTGGGGGAAGAGACCGATCTGGACCCTGCAGACTATGATGTGAACGGAGCTATACGCAACCCGTAA